From Neobacillus sp. PS2-9, the proteins below share one genomic window:
- a CDS encoding CBO0543 family protein → MLSFYINLLGVNRGLWSYPFQLIPTMPSFAFDSSFVPVTFMLVYQWTLHHKKNIIKRH, encoded by the coding sequence ATGTTATCTTTTTATATTAATTTACTTGGCGTGAATAGGGGGCTTTGGAGCTACCCTTTTCAATTAATACCTACCATGCCAAGTTTCGCGTTTGATTCAAGTTTTGTGCCGGTAACTTTCATGTTAGTCTATCAATGGACATTACATCATAAAAAAAATATTATAAAACGGCACTAA